ggacatgccttttttaaatatatatatatttttaatttaaatcgttttctaattgtatttaacgttacagacaaaatgtcttacactcatccagagtagttatgGCtttaagtagggctatcaaatttattgcgttgaaggcggcaattaatttttttcaattactcacgttaaataattaacgcatgcgctgcacgacccactcacgcattgtcgcgttcaatctataatggcgccgtcttacctatagatagtgctaaaaggcagcgtattatgagtagagagaattttgacagcctttggggcCATTTTTAagtagctaaagccttacaatacctctttcagcaattaaaaataacgtgaaaggcaatgtggggaagaaaggtagtagttgatcattatcttaacaccctatgttatttcccaacgcagagaagatatatcaattggtgcccctacgcacagtcatggttgcacttcccatcatgcatttggccagaagttaaatggctgcagtatcatttactgaaagctcaacaaatacactagatggcaatatttagtaacaatatacaaagtcacatttatcctttaagaattacaagtctttctatccgtggatccctctcacagaaagaatgttaataatgtaaatgccatcttgaggatttattgtcataataaacaaatacagtacttatgtactgtatgttgaatgtatatattcgtccgagttttattcaattttttcttcatgcattgccaaaatgtatatgatcgggaaaaattatcgggaatgattggaattgaatcgggagcaaaaaaaaaaaagcaatcggatcgggaaatattgggatcggcagatactcaaactaaaacgatcgggagcaaaaaaaaacatgatcggaacaaccctattaaattgcctttcaagatgacatatctcttctatgtgttggattttatcaagtaaatttccacccaaaatgcgacttatactccggtgtgacttatatatgttttttttctcttcgttgggcattttatggctggtacgacctgtactcaggtgcgacttgtagtccgaaaatacgTTACGTGAAGGTGGCGGACGTACCATCTCCTCGTCCTCGGCCAGCACCAGGTCGTAGTCGCTGAGCGCCACGCAGAAGATGATGGCGGTGACGCCCTCGAAGCAGTGGATCCACTTTTTGCGCTCCGAGCGCTGACCGCCCACGTCGAACATCCTGGTGGGAAGGagcatttgttttgaaaatCCGCAGTGATGTCACCGCTTCCTCGATTGAGTCATGACAAACGGGGAAATTTTGGAGTCGGTGAGTCACGAACAGGAGTCGGATTGAGCGCTCTCACTTGAAATGAAGATCCTTGAAGGTGAAGTGCGTCTCCACGATGCCGGTGGTCTTTACGCGAGTCCTCAAAACGTCCTGCTGCGTGGGGATGTACGCGCCTTGAGAGATACGCTCAAGGTCGTTCAGGTAGCTGCCGGGAACAGACGTTAAAAtttgtgttgcaccgatacaagTATTGGGGATTACTAAGGCTATGCCAATGCTGTTTAATAaagatgatgccgatcgatcgggtccgatcacgtcattttcaaagtatcggaatcggcaaaaaatatcggacatgccttttttaaatatatatatatatatatatatattttaattaaatcgttttctaattgtgtttaacgttacagacaaaatgtcttacactcatccagagtctttagttttggcttaaagtagggctatcatatTTTCCGCGTTaacgacggtaattaatttttaaaaaattaatcacgttaaaatattaaacgctattaacgcatgcgctgcacgacccactcacccattgtcgcgttcagtctataatggcgccgatttacctatatatttagctaaaaggcagcgtaaaatgagtagagtggattttggcagtctttagagcctttttttaattggctatggccccaaaatccctctctcaacaattagaaatatcgtgggaaagcaatgaggagaagaaaggtagtagttgatctttttctttatattctatgttatttcccaacgcagaaaagatatatcaattggtgccaatacgcacagtcatggttgcacttcccatcatgcatttgggcagaatagttaaatggctacagtatcatttactgaaagctcaacaaatacactcgatggcattatttagtcacaatatacaaagtcacattcatcctttaagaattacaagtctttctatccgtggatacctctcacagaaagaatgttaataatgtaaatgccatcttgaggatttattgtcataataaacaaatagagtacttatgtactgtatgttgaatgtatatattcttctgagttttattcatttttttcttaatgcattgccaaaatgtatatgatcgggaaaaattatcgggaatgattggaattgtatcgggagcaaaaaaaaaagcaatcggatcgggaaatatttgggcacggcagatactcaaactaaaacgatcgggatcgggtacggagcaaaaaaacatgatcggaacaaccttacTGTTTAATATGTACTTTTCAAGATCAATTTTCCAAATGCTGGTCAGCCTACTCAAGATGACTGCTAGCTACGTACACGGTCATCTTACTAGCTAGCTAGCGCTTTGGGAACTCACTAGGCGGCTGAATCATTGAGCTGGTACTCTCGGGAGCGTCCGAAACAGGCCTGGACGCCGGCGTCCCGCCACAGCCGCTTGATGACGCCGGCCAGCTCGGCCGTCATGAATCCCTCCTCGGCCGAGCCCGCCAGCACGAACAGCTGCCGCGCGTCGTCCTGCGAGGACGAGAGAGTTTGTATTGTATGTTCCGTCTGATGGAAAATGCGCGGGTGAGAGGGACTCACGGCTCGGGCGGCGTCGCCAAAGTCTATCTTGAGGCGGCCCATGGCTCGGATGATGGCGATGATGGACTGGATGGTGTTGCTGTACACCACCGCCTTGTACTGCTTGCACTCTTCTTCCGAGTAGCCCGCCTCGTGGATGATTCTGACAAgtaaaaagacaacaacaacaaaaaatattcattcaaaTTGTATATGTCAATTATCATATGTATcaattgtagggctgtcaaaattatcgcgtaattaattttttaaattaatcacgttaaaatatttgacgtaattaacgcacatgccccgctcaaacagattaaaatgacagcacagtgtcatgtccatttgttgcttgtgtttttttgggtcttgtcgccctctgctggcacttgggtgcgactgattttatgggtttcagcatgatgcgcattgtgtaattattgacatcaacaatggcgagctactagtttattttttgtttgaaaatttcacaagttttatttagggctgtcaaaatgatcgcattaacgggcggtaattaattttttaaattaatcacgttaaaatatttgacgcaattaacgcacatgccccgctcagattaaaataacagcagtgtaatgtccgcttgttacttgtttttttgttgtttggcgccctctgctggcgcttgggtccaaatgattttatgggtttggggagtgagcatggtgtaatgacatcaacaatggcgagctagtttattttttaattgaaaattttacaaattctaataaaacgaaaacattaagaggggttttaatataaaatttctataagttgtgctaacatttatcttttaagaactacaagtttttctatccatggattgctttaagagaaGGTTAATAatggttaataatgttaatgccatcttgttgatttattgttataacaaatacagtacttatgtaccgtatgttgaatgtatatatccgtcgtgtcttatcttttcattccaacaataatttacagaaaaatatggcatattttatagattgtttgaattgcaattatgattaatcaatttttaagctgtaattatctcgattaaaatttttaatcgtttgacagccctaattttattaaaacgaatacattaagaggggttttaattaagggtgtcaaacgattaaaatttttaatcaagttaattacagcttaaaccaATTAAGCTCTAaaatatctataaaatatgctatatttttctgtaaattattgttggaatggaaagataagacacaagatggatatatacattcaacatatggtacataagtactgtatttgtttattataacaataaatcaacaagatggcattaccattattaacattctgttaaagcgatccatggatagaaagacttgtagttcttaaaagataaatgttagtataagttatagaaattttatatcaaaacccctcttcatgttttcgttttaataaaatttgtaaaattttcaatcaaaaaataaactagtagcccgccattgttgatgtcaataattacttacacaatgctcatgggtgctgaagcctataaaatcagtcgcacccaagctccagcagagggcggcaaaactccgaaaagtacaacaagtacacctttcactgtgctgtcattttaatctgtttgagcggggcatttgtgcgttaattgcgtcaaatattttaacgggattaatttaaaaaattaattaccgctcgttaacgcgataattttgacagccctagttttgatataaaatttctataacttgtacatttacttttacatttgtaaacatttatcttttaagaactacaagtctttctatccattgatcgctttcacagaatgttactaatgctaatgccatcttgagttattgttataataaacaaatacagtacttatgtacagtatgttgaatgtatatattcgtcttgttttatctttccattccaacaataatttacagaaaaatatggcatattttatagtttgaattgcgattaattacgattaattaatttttatgctgcgattaaaaattttaatcgtttgacagccctaatcaattgttatgataatgctcacataacaaatcccaagcatcttcgtttggagacatctaatggtcaataagcataactgctgtgctaagctgtgactagTCCTTGCacaaaggcttctacattcattttgaaggcaacgtgcatattggcccaaaaactatcattttaaaatgcttttatcggccgatattatcggctacccaATAATATCGAGCAACTCTGCTTAAAAGATGATGTCTATCATTGTCCATGGCACTGAGAGAGTAAGgaataaaaaaatttcaaagcAAACTTTGGAAATATTTAACACAGAGTGTGTAACGTTTGCATGCCGGTGCGAAATAAGACTCACTTCATTTGCTTGACGATGGTGCTCTTGCCCGACTCTCCGGCACCTGCGCGAGAAGGACACACGACACGCGCAGCTTTATTACACCTTCAATAATTCAACAAACTGGTCTCGCTTTGGCTCTCTATTTGCCATAGCGACGTAAAAGCGGAGCGGGTCAGCTGACGTTTGGAGGATTTGAGGAGGTgcagaaacaaaaaacagatgGGTTTGCGTGTCgctaaaacaaacaaagaagGAAAGTGCAATGTAACGCGTcctttcagaaaaacaaaagtgGCCGTCTTGTTGTGCAATACCTCAGTACTTCCTTTATGCCACTGAATAATTCTGGCTTTGTTTGATAAAACTGCAAACTGTTTAAAGAACATTTTGTTTGCTGTAACCCGACTTGTTTCTGGATAAAGttttgaatgtgatttattgtaATATTGTAGGTTTTTTCATAGTACATTTTCCGTAATATTCCAAACGTATATTTGTAGACATTTCTTCGGACTAAAAACCTGTTCTAAACTGAACAAACTGCTGGTTGCAGATAAGTACAACACGGGCTATTGACTGCCAAATTTCTATTTCGGACTTGACAATAGGTaaattttagtgctgcaacgattaatcgattaactcgagttgaaaaaaatattcgaattaaatgttgttgcttcgagtattcgtttcattaaagtggcgttgtattggtttattttgaaagtgtttgcatgtagttttattgatttgggtggcaaaaatgaatataactcatttctcatggctgaaaccagctgctccctgttaagaccaacattagccaagtttttgtttgagctaatgttttttttaatgcattcatgatttagtttataggtatatttaaccgttttttgtgggaatgtgtgtctgaaccatttgttaagagcattgtaaaaaaataaataaataaaatttagcattttagagcatttaagctagcggactttttctgtgtgagttagccaattgttcttttgttgtacatagatcctcatttaaaaaaatttttaaataccGTTTTAGGCTCAGCTGGGGTATTTTaacttttcatgttccttatccgattactcgattatttgaactaactagtccaccgattaattgactagtaaaatattcgatagctgcagccctagtaaattTATTGAACAAAACATGCACCTACTGTGCTTTTTAGGCCCGCCAGTGTTATTACGCGGTTACCGCGACCTGGCAAACGGCACTAAAGCAGTGAGATTACAAaaacatttgggggaaaaaaatctatcttggccATGAACTAAACCTGACACGCTGGGGCAAGCGTAGGAATGCGCTAAAAAATCAACGCCTGCCATAAAATGGCAGTGAATAATCACATTTCAGtgtttgacggcgatagacgtccaatccgatgTCTGTTGCCGTCCAAGGCAGCCAAGGAGTTCATTGTTATTGATCCCGGATTAAAACATGTCCTGGTAACCCACATACTGTAAGTGTGTATGTCAACATTTGCACAAGTGTGGAAAAGTTTCTCAACTCAGGTCTCTGTTTACAAGCATAACAGTGTTGCCCCGTGTGTAAATAATGAGGacaaactgcatttcaccataacaCAATGTTATTTTGTTCCTTTTAATTATGCAGTGTCATTTTCAAGAATTGTTTTTTGTGGAAACTTGGCAAAAGATATAACCTTGGCAAGAGAATGACGCTATTATTATCACTGCCATTATTGTGTTTGGGCGTTTGATGTTTTTGATCACTGATTTGGCAAGGGTAACGATTAGGAAGGCATTTAAAAGCGGTAAAGGTGGTTTTGACCTTTTCTCAATACTTTAATAATCGTTGAATTGATGTTTAACTCTTAaagggcgatagacgtccaatcccctcatcaaattggattggcaatgaatgagtTACAGTTATCAAATCAATTAATTTGTAAAGTTTTATCAAAACTACAGTTTTAACAGGAAATGTTGCGTTCAAAGATCAAAGTTATTGCTGGAAGCTGGCGGTGACAGCGCAAAAGTATCCGAAAAAAGCGCAAACGTTAAACTGAGCGtcgaccaccaccaccaccaccaccacaaggtGGGACCTCCGCCCACCGCACCCAGTCTCGGATCGCCTCTTACCCAGCAGCAGCAGCTTGACCTCCCGGGCCGCCTTCTCGCCATCGTCCCTCAGGTTCCGATCGATCATTTTGCTCCGTTCCACCGCCTCCTTGTCCTCCGTGCTCAGGGTGCAGCCCATCCTCGACCGGCTAAAATGTCTTCACTAAACCCACATCAAATGGTTAATGTTCCCCTCGTTGACTCACTCACGCACGCACGCCCTTTTTTTATCAACAGgggg
This sequence is a window from Corythoichthys intestinalis isolate RoL2023-P3 chromosome 13, ASM3026506v1, whole genome shotgun sequence. Protein-coding genes within it:
- the gnai1 gene encoding guanine nucleotide-binding protein G(i) subunit alpha-1, with the translated sequence MGCTLSTEDKEAVERSKMIDRNLRDDGEKAAREVKLLLLGAGESGKSTIVKQMKIIHEAGYSEEECKQYKAVVYSNTIQSIIAIIRAMGRLKIDFGDAARADDARQLFVLAGSAEEGFMTAELAGVIKRLWRDAGVQACFGRSREYQLNDSAAYYLNDLERISQGAYIPTQQDVLRTRVKTTGIVETHFTFKDLHFKMFDVGGQRSERKKWIHCFEGVTAIIFCVALSDYDLVLAEDEEMNRMHESMKLFDSICNNKWFTDTSIILFLNKKDLFEEKIKKSPLTICYPEYAGSNTYEEAAAYIQCQFEDLNKRKDSKEIYTHFTCATDTKNVQFVFDAVTDVIIKNNLKDCGLF